The following are from one region of the Anomaloglossus baeobatrachus isolate aAnoBae1 chromosome 1, aAnoBae1.hap1, whole genome shotgun sequence genome:
- the SLC7A4 gene encoding cationic amino acid transporter 4 has protein sequence MGNRLPSSGAVVRFCQKLNRVKTLEDDLMETSFKRCLSTLDLTLLGVGGMVGSGLYVLTGTVAKEIAGPAVVISFLIAGIASLLAALCYAEFGARVPKTGSAYMFTYVSVGELWAFLIGWNVILEYMIGGAAVARAWSGYLDSIFDHKIKNYTETHIGTWNVQFLAHYPDLLAAGILLFATAFISFGVRVSSFLNHIFAAISMGIILFILIFGFILANPKNWSAEHGGFAPYGFSGIMSGTATCFYAFVGFDVIAASSEEAKNPQKAIPIATAVSLGVATGAYILVSAVLTLMVPWNTLMPDSALSDAFYRRGYSWAGFIVAAGSICAMNTVLLSNLFSLPRIVYAMAEDGLFFQFFAKVNPTTKVPVIGIVVFGILMAILALIFDLEALVQFLSIGTLLAYTFVAASIIVLRFQQEKSEPSNEAEQDQSPQHQVPSVSTDRIAGEEMKEYESFSDKLQLVETQKKANERRETGHLKAAFEPYLKFLSDCYPGEVVTISVVMMMFCAICLCSVLVFGSNELHLPKWSFYLLLVIFLIGFLISVLLIWVHEQQQKTTTFQVPLVPLIPALSILLNIYLMLKLNYMTWVRFIVWLALGLLVYFGYGIWHSKENLRGPKGHGVTARYVVFPNSSLEETVQQVQPNLQDAMGRAESTDEEIHKR, from the exons ATGGGGAATAGACTGCCTTCTTCTGGGGCGGTGGTTAGATTTTGCCAGAAGCTGAACAGGGTGAAGACTTTGGAGGATGACCTGATGGAGACATCATTTAAAAGATGCCTTTCAACCCTTGACCTCACCCTTTTGGGTGTAGGAGGAATGGTGGGTTCTGGTCTgtatgtactgactggcacagtggcCAAGGAGATTGCAGGCCCAGCTGTTGTCATTTCATTCCTTATTGCCGGTATTGCCTCTCTTCTTGCAGCTCTCTGCTATGCTGAGTTTGGTGCAAGGGTGCCAAAGACTGGATCTGCATACATGTTTACTTATGTTTCAGTTGGTGAACTATGGGCCTTCCTGATTGGCTGGAATGTCATCCTGGAATATATGATTGGCGGGGCAGCGGTTGCACGAGCGTGGAGTGGATATCTGGACTCTATATTTGATCACAAGATCAAAAACTATACTGAAACCCATATTGGAACGTGGAATGTCCAGTTTTTGGCTCACTACCCTGATCTCTTAGCTGCTGGAATATTGCTGTTTGCTACAGCATTTATTTCTTTTGGGGTAAGAGTATCCTCTTTTCTGAACCATATTTTTGCTGCGATCAGCATGGGAATAATACTTTTTATCCTTATATTTGGGTTTATCcttgcaaaccccaaaaactggtcTGCTGAACATGGTGGTTTTGCTCCCTATGGCTTCTCTGGCATCATGTCTGGTACTGCCACGTGTTTTTATGCCTTTGTAGGCTTTGATGTTATTGCAGCCTCAAGTGAAGAAGCAAAGAATCCTCAAAAAGCCATTCCCATAGCAACAGCTGTGTCATTAGGCGTAGCAACAGGGGCCTATATCCTCGTGTCTGCTGTTTTGACTCTAATGGTGCCTTGGAATACATTGATGCCAGACTCTGCTCTTTCTGATGCATTTTATAGGCGAGGTTATTCATGGGCAGGATTTATTGTAGCTGCTGGCTCCATTTGCG CCATGAATACAGTGCTGCTCAGTAACCTCTTCTCCCTCCCAAGAATTGTATATGCAATGGCTGAAGACGGGTTATTCTTTCAATTTTTTGCTAAAGTGAACCCAACCACCAAAGTCCCTGTCATTGGAATTGTGGTATTTGGGATTCTGATGGCCATCCTAGCCCTTATCTTTGACCTGGAAGCCCTAGTCCAGTTTTTATCTATTGGCACCCTGTTGGCCTACACTTTTGTTGCAgcgagtatcatagttttaagattTCAACAAGAAAAGTCAGAACCTTCAAATGAAGCTGAACAAGACCAAAGTCCCCAGCACCAAGTCCCGAGTGTCAGTACAGATCGGATTGCTGGAGAAGAAATGAAGGAATATGAGTCCTTCTCAGACAAGCTCCAACTAGTGGAAACTCAGAAAAAAGCCAACGAGCGAAGAGAGACGGGACATCTGAAGGCCGCCTTTGAACCATATCTGAAGTTCCTGAGTGACTGTTATCCCGGAGAAGTGGTGACCATTTCAGTCGTGATGATGATGTTCTGCGCCATTTGCCTGTGCTCGGTCTTGGTGTTTGGAAGTAATGAGCTGCATCTGCCCAAATGGAGTTTTTATCTACTTCTTGTCATTTTCTTGATTGGGTTCTTAATCAGTGTACTTTTAATTTGGGTTCATGAGCAACAGCAGAAAACCACAACTTTTCAG GTTCCGCTAGTGCCGCTGATCCCGGCTCTCAGTATCCTGCTAAACATATATCTCATGTTGAAGCTCAACTACATGACATGGGTGCGGTTCATTGTATGGCTAGCTTTAG GTCTTCTTGTGTATTTTGGTTATGGTATCTGGCACAGCAAAGAGAACTTACGTGGCCCAAAAGGTCACGGGGTCACTGCTCGTTACGTAGTATTCCCCAACAGCAGCCTAGAAGAAACCGTGCAGCAGGTCCAACCAAATCTGCAAGACGCCATGGGAAGAGCGGAGAGTACGGATGAAGAAATCCATAAAAGATGA